The genomic window CGCGGTAGTTTTGTTAaaccctctagtcgatataacacactttcagctACATATAGGTTTTTTTTGGTTCAGCGGCTATCCTCAGTGGGATAGAGATAGCCACTTTTTAGGTGGATGGCGAGTGTTTGGTTTTCAGGATGAGATGGATGTGGATGGCCTATATTCCAGGAATATTCACATTTTAGGTGGTTATGGGCAGCCACTTTCGTCCGTTAttgtgcggcggcggcggacgaggacctaggggtcggggcggcggcctgAACTAGGCCGGTGGCAACGGCAACTAGATATGGCAGGCTAGCATGACATACTAGTATCGGAAAGTGCCGCAAGGAGACGGAGACCGGCATGTCATCTTGGCCATGGAGAATGAGGAAGAAAATGGTCATCGTGAAGCTGCGGTGGACGGGAGGATGTGACACTGTGCCGGGGATGAGCTCGCCTCGTCGGCGCGCACCTTCTGGCAAAGGAATCATCTCGAGGCAGCCTGAAGGAGTGGGACAATGGCTGTGACACCAAGGCCGGGGTGGAGACATGGACGGAACCACACCCACGCCATGGGGGACCCGCGCTGAGCTGCTGCCAGGGTCGAGACCGTTGTCCGGGGCGTCGATGAGGAGGTGGACTTGTGTGTAGGAATTTTAACCTATTGTCCGGTGTGCGAATACTAGAATTTTTGTGTAGGCATTTTATCCTATTTTGGTCCGTTATGGCTTGTGGTCTTGTAATTTTCCTTTTGCTTTTGTTAGAGATTGTTACTCGGTACTTGTTAATAAGTGGTTGTGTGCATCAAATGATGCAGAGGCAGGGGCAATCCTCCTTTTCCTCAAAAAGAAACATGGCATTGTGTCGAAATCATGAGATCGTGAGTGTTGTAGCTATATTTCTGAATGTAATGTAATCTGCCAAGGTTGTGTGCTTCAAATGATGCAGAGGCGGGGGCATTCCTCCTGTTACCACAAAAAAAATATGGCATTGTGTCAAAATCATGAGATCGTGAATGTTGTAGCTATATTTCTGAAAGAGTTAAATACGCTAGGGGTGCCTCAACTTGTTCTGCACGGTCAGTTTAGTGCCTAAAGTTGTAAAATACACGAAATTGATGCTCGAACTTGTACGGCTGTGCAAATACGGTGCCTCTTTCCGCATCTGGGCGTATGCTCTACCCACGTGACGTGACaaccccacatgtcagtgtcagagAGCAGGGAAGGTGCTGGGTGGCCTGCGCTTGAGATTTGTTTTGCAGGAAGCCCGTCATATTTAATTTAATCACGGAGAAAAAACCTATGTCAGTATAAGCGTACGACAGACAAAAACTAAAGAAAATGTGTGAGTCCACCACGCCAAACTCTGCTGAATAGACAATCATGAATCGAACTGTACATATTGCGTTGTTATGCAAAAGGTAATTCTTCTATAAAAATATACCGGGGCGCTTGCTTCTTTGGGCTCGCCTTTTTTTGTAACTTTGCAGCACGGGCATATTGTGCCTGTTTTTTGAACATCAAAGGAAATGATTTTTACAGTGCATATAGAAGTGTAATAGATCATGTGAATTTTCATCAAAATCTGTGCTTGTATGTGAGAGATACGAAAAAGCAAAATACATGCAAAAATAAGCTCTTTTTTGCCGGATTAAAATTGTGTTGAATATCCCTATATTTCTACAAACATGATTGacatgtttggatacatttgtAGAATTTAATATTATTAGAAAATATTTTTAGTACATGTTGAATAGTTTACTAAATACAAAGTTGTCAATTTTTTAATAATTGGATATTCTAGAAATAGAGTGACGATACACAATAATTGTGTGTGCTTCTGGTGCAGAATGAAGATATATGAATTTACACAATAGTACTGTATTTAATATGGGTTGAACTATTTAAATCGACAtaaaattttgaaaaggttcattTTACCTCTTCAAAGTACACGATGACAAaagaagatttttttttgaaaatacaaaGTAATTTAATGTTGGTGATTACTGTATTTTTATATGGGAAAATTTGTGTGTCATAAAACGAAACTTGaacttggaaaaataaaaaataaatagtggtaataaataaaaaataaatgatGGATAAATGCATCAATTAGTCTACAATAGCTTTCTTGCTAATATTCTTACGGAAAGCAAAGTTCAGCTGCATGGCTGGATCGTGCCGGTAGTAGTTGACCAGGAGGTGCCTTGTTCGAAACTCCTCTGTGTTTTTTTTTCAATTTATTTCTATCTAGCATACCCTACACTTCAAGACTTTCCTACATGATTAAATAAAACTCGAGGTTGGTTTCTGTAAAATAATTTCTCACGAGCGGGCACATGGGCCACTGCCGCGCTAGCACGCCACGCAGACAGCGCGTTGAAAATACGGACGAAGGCACTGTATTTGCACGACCGAACAAGTTTGAGCATCAGTTTCGTGTATTTTATAACTTTCGGCACCAAACTGACCGTACATGACAAGTTTCCAAGAAGGCTTTCTATAAAAAAAAAAGGTCATGCGCCTTCGTGAAATTTGGCAATGGCAACTACTTCCACTTGTATTTTAGTTAAATTCCGTGTGAATTAGTGAACCAATCAGACATGCATGGTTGCTACTCATGGAAAAGACAGGGAGAACAAAGAGAGTAAGAAAATAACCACCTCGCTGACTAAGGAAATGCAAGCACAATCACAAACGTTCCGCAGCCGAAGGCGTCGAGAACGAAGCAGAAGGGAAATAATGGCGGTGCTCCGACAGCTGCGACAGGCCGCAGCGCACGGATGGGAGCACCATACATAACTAACAACACCACAGATATCTGGGGCGCGCTAAGGCCGATAGAGAAACTAAGGCAGAGGTGGGGAACTGGCGATGCATGTCACATATACCCGAAGTCGATCTTGAGGGCGTTGGGACCTTCCTGGCCGAGCTCGCTGTTGAGCTCCTCCTTGGTGCCCTCGTCGGCGCCGCTCTCCAGCACCGTGCTGACGGCTCTGAAGATGGGCTTCCACCGCTGGGCCTCGAGGTTGACCACCCCCAGCGCCCACTTGAGCTTCTCGGCGTCGCTGGTCTCTGGCCTGTGGCGGGAGATCACGGTAACGGCCTGGGCCATGGCTTCCTGCCGCAGCTGCAGGTCCTCGTCCCCGGCGGCGACTGGGCTGTTGCTGGCGGGGAGGAGGAATTTGACCTCGATGGTGCGAGCATCATGCCTGAAAATCACACTGGCCTTCGCCTTGTACATCGCGCTAGCAGCAGCAGTGCTGTTGCAGCTGGCGGCCAAGGCAagcaggaggaagaggaggcggaagGCGGCCATGGCGAATGGAAGATTGGTACGTCTCTTCTCCTGAACAACGGATGAAATATATAGGGTGGGTGGCAACGGAAGAGCTAGCACACCCATTGCATTGCACAACTGAAAGCAGCCAGCGTGGTTGAATGGGAATACAAACCATGTGACTCATCTAACTGATCATGTTCAAACTTGGTGCAGCAGGACGGTGCCTGGAGAGATCAGACATGTAGAGTGTGAGAGGACTACGTACCGCACGTACTGCTGAGTACAAGTTGTTCACTTCCAACAACTTGCCGTTTTTGCTTCACAAGGATGCATGTGTTACTGCTAAAGCAAGTGACCCGGCCAGTTGATTGATTCTTCTCTCATTTGCTTCAATGATTTTTTGTTTTGCGAGTGTCATTTCCTTCAATGATGGTAGTAGAAAAGTAAAGGGAACTCTCATTATTTCAAATTAATTACTGCAATATTGATTATGTTGTACCAAGGTTGAAAAAATAGGCATTGCACGATGAAGGCTTGGGTGCTATCTACCTGCAAAAAAAAAACCCACAAAAAAACGGCTTGGGTGCTATCTACATCGATTCTACTACTTGATAAGGCACCAAACATGGTAAACTATTATTTCGTACCATAATTAGAATTTAGAAAGCCCGATTTCAGGAGCCAAATTCTTAAAAacccagaaaaaaaatcatataccACACTATATGACATGGGCAAACGCCCCAAACGTTATTGTCAGCAACATCAATCCTATCAGGGGTAATGCATTTTGTGATAAAACTGTTAAAATAACCGAGGTGTGTAGTCGATCATCCGAGGATCAGACAATCACGTGAGGCACGATATCGAGATTGGTTAACAAGATTCACCAACATGGCCACATCCCTGGGGCATGACTACATCCGCTCCTCTTACTGACACCGTCACAATGCCGCACATCGGTCATTCGGGTGCCGCCCCACACTACTAGGagaaaccttatacacagaactttagtagtagcgcgcgttaaaaaagggcgctagtgctgcATAGCAGTAGAGCGTGCGGGATAAGGGCGTTACAGATAAAAATGTAGCAGTTGCGCGTGTGCGtgtgaaagcgctactactaaaattcccattactaaggccctgtttggttcataagtcctaggactttttttagtcccaacttataagtcccaagtccctaaaaagttcctacatgtttggttcctgggacttaacatggactaaaagatcatattacaactataagtcattataagactctccttgagagtcttatttcataagccccaaatgcccactttaggtccctataagtccctcctgtttggtttataTGAGACGTATAGGAACTTATTTAAGTCCTTAAACCaataagtccctgtaaacaaacaccctctaagccgataggctacacatagtagtagcggtcttgtaaaaaccgcgctaccgctagGATCTATCTAGCAGCGCGTATACtatgaaaagcgctactgctagtgaacataaaatgaaatgaaaaacaaatagaaaagtaaatgaaaatgaaagaaatagaaaaaggagaaagaaaaaaaataaaatgtaaagaaaaataaatgaaaaaggggaaaaaaggaGAATGGCATAGCGGTAGCGTCTATTCATAAGAGGCGCTCTAGATAATATTGCAGCAGGGCGTTTCCTATACCCCACTatagagagagaaaagaaaataagaaaaggaaagtaaaatacatagctatagcagtagcgcgtttcttaAAAATCACTATAGTTATCTTAGCTATAGCACCTTTTTACAAAACGCTccaccgctaagtttgacttaacctaAAAACGGtttcccccggccaccacttctcccccgaatccctcgccccacttcgccaCCGTCTGCCCAATTCGTCGTCGCCCCACTTCGTCTCcttctcctgccgacgtcgacagCCCCGGAGACACCAGAGCCGCGCatcgtcgacgccaccggagcatCCCCCAACGCCATCGGAGCCGCGTGGCCTCATCAACGCCACtagagccgcgcggcctcatcagaGCCACCGGAGCCGCCCTCGGCTCCACCGGAGCCACCCTCGACGCCGCTGCCTCCCTCACCACAACTGCCTCCTTCGCCGTCACCAGAGATGCCCCTGCCTCCCttgccaccaccggagccatcctctgtaagcccccacccctcctctctctctcatgcatagcagaaacactggacagagaactagctagctaggttaactagtttaattaggttaattatctaggttagtgcaaaattttagttagggctttgacagagaactagttaggttaactagtttaattaggtaaattatctaggttagtgcaaaattttatttagggctttgacagagaactagctaggttaactagtttaattaggttaattatctaggtaaactaggttaactaactaggttaaatagctaggttaattaggttcgttaggttaagtaggttggctgggttagagcaaatttttttagagcattaggtcagaagggttagagaaatggagtttctttgcaatttaattgggctctgtcctaggcagagaagggttaaagaaaataatgtgtgtgtgagagaggaatagctagattaACATAATTttggttctgtcctaggcagagaagtgtttagtgaggtcattttgcaaaggtttttgatttttgaaaagaccactagttttaaaggaaaataatttaggcaaattttattttaaagatgatcccttcctagacttttattgttgattatatcttttcattgaagtggtcatgttatatcttttcattgaagtggttcgattgtgcccaagtggccttttgttgtttccagggaatgatgccgagtggcctatgttttgccgaaatgttgattcatttctgttccggcaaatttcaggtgttCGATTTGtcaactttttagcaaaggtcatgccaaaattttccgtgaatcttgggatgacttgtgctacaaactaagACATATCGATGCCCAGGATTTGCCGCACTTGGAAGGAATCAATGTTcgtgcaaaacataggcctttttatgtcattattcattttattaggtctagaattaattgactagatttaatcgtaggaaacatggctggCAACAATGAAGGAcaaggttctggtgattgcgacgacgtctacctggcggcacaGGAATATTTGAGCCTTGCCAACAATCAATagttgttgttgctgggcccacctgtctcATCCGAGACTGGCATTGAGACCGGTGCCGAGACTGGCATTGAGACCGAGACCGGCACCGAGACGGGCGCCGAGACCGGCACCGAGACTAGCAAAGCCATAGAACCGAAATCTAAGAGGAGATGTCGACGCCCAAACCAGCTCCTCactactagactagtggtcacGGGGGttgacgacggcaattttgagccaaaactgCCTGTGGAAGCGCGCTcctgctacgacaatcaaataggctgcaacGTATGGGAGTGCTCCACCATCAATGTTTATAAACTAAAGGAGAGGCCAAATATGAAGCACTCCCTCCTAACCCTGCTGCACCAGATACTCTTGTTCCTCGGGTCGGGATGAAATACAATATAAAGATCCACAGaaagacccggcaatgaagaataTAAACAAACACACCATGACCAAGTGTAGCGACGTGTTGGCCCCCTGGGAAGTAAGAGTGAAACTCGccatcgacaaaaaggaaccctactccgagattgtgaAGGAAAATTCGACAATCATGGAAGAGCAGTTTGAACTATTCAAGGTGGCCTGGGATgtcgaagatgccaaaaaaagtcaaagtacatgaaggagcttcaagagaggaacatgggg from Triticum aestivum cultivar Chinese Spring chromosome 3B, IWGSC CS RefSeq v2.1, whole genome shotgun sequence includes these protein-coding regions:
- the LOC123066944 gene encoding uncharacterized protein — translated: MAAFRLLFLLLALAASCNSTAAASAMYKAKASVIFRHDARTIEVKFLLPASNSPVAAGDEDLQLRQEAMAQAVTVISRHRPETSDAEKLKWALGVVNLEAQRWKPIFRAVSTVLESGADEGTKEELNSELGQEGPNALKIDFGYM